In Sutterella faecalis, a genomic segment contains:
- the fabD gene encoding ACP S-malonyltransferase gives MRLAFVFPGQGSQSVGMLNGFSGNAVVEDYVRRADAALGFPISKLIAEGPAEELGLTVNTQPALLTASVAFYEAWLAAGGMKPEVMAGHSLGEYSALTASGVFGFEEAVKLVRFRAQAMQSAVPVGVGGMCAVIGLSDEDVLECCREASKTGPVEAVNFNSPGQVVIAGEKKALAKAIELVKAKGCRRAIELAVSGPFHSSMLKPAGEKLAARLAEVELSVPGIPVVANVDVTAHMDPAEIRTVLAEQVSSPVQWVKTIQKMAADGVTDIVECGPGKVLQGLIRRIAPEIRIYGISDAATLAASLEKLKAAQ, from the coding sequence ATGCGTCTAGCTTTTGTCTTCCCCGGCCAGGGCAGTCAGTCTGTCGGCATGCTGAATGGCTTTTCCGGCAACGCGGTTGTTGAGGACTATGTGCGTCGCGCGGATGCGGCGCTTGGATTCCCAATTTCGAAACTGATTGCTGAAGGCCCGGCTGAAGAACTTGGCCTCACCGTCAACACGCAGCCCGCATTGCTGACGGCAAGCGTTGCGTTCTATGAAGCATGGCTCGCCGCGGGCGGCATGAAGCCTGAGGTGATGGCTGGCCACTCGCTCGGCGAATATTCTGCGCTCACTGCCTCCGGTGTTTTCGGTTTCGAAGAGGCTGTGAAGCTCGTGCGCTTCCGTGCGCAAGCCATGCAGAGCGCCGTTCCGGTGGGCGTTGGCGGCATGTGCGCCGTGATCGGCCTCTCGGACGAGGATGTTCTGGAATGCTGCAGAGAAGCTTCTAAAACGGGACCCGTTGAAGCCGTCAATTTCAATTCCCCCGGTCAGGTCGTCATCGCGGGCGAAAAGAAAGCCCTCGCGAAGGCAATTGAACTCGTGAAGGCTAAGGGCTGCCGCCGCGCAATTGAGCTTGCCGTTTCGGGCCCCTTCCATTCGAGCATGCTCAAGCCTGCGGGCGAGAAGCTTGCCGCCCGACTCGCCGAGGTTGAGCTTTCGGTGCCCGGCATTCCGGTGGTCGCCAACGTGGATGTGACGGCGCACATGGATCCGGCAGAGATTCGCACGGTGCTTGCCGAGCAGGTTTCCTCTCCTGTTCAGTGGGTCAAAACCATTCAGAAGATGGCGGCCGACGGCGTCACGGATATCGTTGAATGCGGTCCGGGGAAGGTCCTTCAGGGTCTGATTCGCCGCATTGCCCCCGAAATCCGCATCTACGGCATTTCGGATGCGGCGACGCTCGCCGCCTCGCTCGAGAAGCTTAAAGCCGCGCAATAA
- a CDS encoding beta-ketoacyl-ACP synthase III: MSMYSRIAATGSALPKTRISNAELATRLASIGVETNDEWIRTRTGIEARRFADPTLGETTTELAAAAAKEAMERARFEPDSIDLIVVATTTPDMVFPSTAAHVQSMLGCTGCAAFDVQAVCAGFIYALNAADAMLRAGPYRRALVVGSETMSRVIDFNDRSTCVLFGDGAGAVALEASDAPGILAARMYADGRYDEKVLGLTACLSNGKIAGSPFINMDGRQVFKLAVDGLTGSAEEVARLAGVSPSEVKLFVPHQANLRIMTMVAKKLGIPDEAMVKTVSEHGNTSAASVPLALDAAVKANRVKEGDLVLLQAVGAGMAWGSAILKWRANV, from the coding sequence ATGAGCATGTATTCCCGCATTGCCGCTACAGGCTCTGCACTTCCTAAGACTCGGATTTCCAATGCCGAGCTTGCGACCCGCCTCGCTTCGATTGGGGTGGAAACCAATGACGAATGGATCCGCACGCGCACGGGCATTGAAGCCCGGCGATTTGCCGATCCCACCTTAGGCGAAACAACGACTGAGCTAGCTGCCGCAGCAGCAAAAGAGGCGATGGAGCGTGCTCGTTTCGAGCCCGATTCAATCGACCTCATCGTGGTTGCAACCACCACTCCCGATATGGTTTTCCCGTCAACGGCTGCGCATGTGCAGTCGATGCTCGGATGCACCGGATGCGCAGCATTCGATGTTCAGGCCGTATGTGCCGGCTTCATTTATGCACTTAATGCCGCAGATGCCATGCTGCGGGCAGGTCCCTATCGTCGTGCGCTGGTTGTTGGCTCTGAAACAATGTCGCGCGTGATCGACTTCAACGATCGATCCACCTGCGTGTTGTTTGGCGATGGAGCAGGTGCAGTCGCTCTCGAAGCGAGCGATGCGCCGGGGATTCTCGCCGCCCGCATGTATGCTGACGGCCGCTACGATGAAAAGGTGCTGGGTCTCACCGCCTGCCTGAGCAATGGAAAAATTGCCGGCTCGCCCTTCATCAACATGGATGGCCGGCAGGTCTTCAAGCTGGCTGTCGACGGTCTCACCGGATCGGCAGAAGAGGTGGCGCGTCTTGCTGGCGTCTCTCCCTCGGAAGTGAAGCTTTTTGTTCCCCATCAGGCGAATCTGCGCATTATGACGATGGTCGCGAAGAAGCTCGGAATCCCGGATGAGGCGATGGTGAAGACCGTGAGCGAGCACGGCAATACGTCCGCTGCAAGCGTTCCGCTCGCGCTCGATGCTGCCGTGAAGGCAAACCGCGTGAAGGAGGGCGATCTGGTGCTTCTGCAGGCGGTTGGCGCCGGCATGGCCTGGGGATCGGCAATCCTCAAGTGGCGTGCAAACGTCTGA
- the rpmF gene encoding 50S ribosomal protein L32 has product MAVQQNKKSVARRGNRRAHDFLKNPPTAVEATTGEVHRRHHISPTGFYRGKKVIATKQDE; this is encoded by the coding sequence ATGGCTGTTCAGCAGAATAAGAAATCGGTCGCCCGTCGCGGCAATCGCCGTGCTCATGACTTCTTGAAGAATCCTCCGACGGCTGTCGAAGCGACGACCGGTGAAGTCCATCGTCGTCATCACATCAGCCCGACCGGCTTCTATCGCGGCAAGAAGGTCATCGCGACGAAGCAGGACGAATAA
- a CDS encoding anaerobic C4-dicarboxylate transporter — translation MDFMLILQIVVLLGAIFLGVRLGGIGIGYAGGLGVLVLGLLLGMKPGNIPWDVILIIASVIAAISCMQLAGGLDYLVQIAERILRSNPKQINYLAPVVTYVLTIFAGTGHTAFSMIPVIVEVAKEQKIRPCCPLSIAVVASQIAITASPVSAAVIYMSGVLEPFGWSYPALLGIWLLTTFVGCMLTAFVMTKIQNMDLDSDPVYKERLAKGLVKASSGAAKMELKPYAKRSVLIFLLGVVCVVLYASAISPAVGLIKNVIVPRDAAIMSLMLTVATLTTIFCKVELGNVASTSVFKSGMVACVCVLGVAWLGDTFVSGHVNEIKSFAADAVVAYPALLAVVFFFAAMLLYSQAATAKAITPAIVAALGISAANPGDSYMLVASFAAVSALFVLPTYPTLLGAVQMDDTGTTRIGKYVFNHAFFIPGLLAIVFSVCLGFVACMVF, via the coding sequence ATGGATTTCATGCTTATTCTTCAGATCGTTGTCCTGCTCGGCGCGATCTTCCTCGGTGTCCGTCTCGGCGGCATCGGTATTGGCTACGCTGGCGGTCTCGGCGTGCTCGTCCTTGGTCTTCTTCTCGGCATGAAGCCGGGCAATATTCCCTGGGACGTGATCCTCATCATCGCCTCGGTGATCGCTGCTATTTCCTGCATGCAGCTCGCCGGCGGCCTTGACTATCTCGTTCAGATTGCTGAACGCATCCTTCGTTCGAATCCGAAGCAGATCAACTATCTTGCTCCTGTCGTGACCTACGTTCTGACGATTTTCGCCGGTACGGGCCACACCGCCTTCTCGATGATCCCGGTTATCGTTGAAGTTGCCAAGGAACAGAAGATTCGTCCCTGCTGCCCGCTTTCGATCGCCGTCGTTGCCTCGCAGATCGCTATTACGGCTTCCCCGGTTTCCGCCGCTGTGATCTACATGTCCGGCGTTCTTGAACCGTTCGGCTGGTCCTACCCGGCTCTGCTCGGCATTTGGCTCCTGACGACCTTCGTCGGCTGCATGCTCACCGCCTTCGTGATGACGAAGATCCAGAACATGGATCTCGACTCCGATCCGGTCTACAAGGAACGTCTCGCCAAGGGTCTCGTCAAGGCCTCGTCCGGCGCTGCCAAGATGGAGCTCAAGCCCTATGCCAAGCGCTCCGTTCTGATCTTCCTCCTCGGCGTTGTCTGCGTTGTTCTCTACGCCTCCGCGATTTCGCCTGCTGTCGGCCTCATCAAGAACGTTATCGTTCCGCGTGACGCTGCCATCATGAGCCTCATGCTGACGGTCGCCACCCTGACGACGATCTTCTGCAAGGTTGAGCTCGGCAATGTCGCTTCGACCTCCGTCTTCAAGTCCGGTATGGTTGCCTGCGTCTGCGTGCTCGGCGTTGCCTGGCTCGGCGACACGTTCGTGTCCGGCCACGTGAACGAAATCAAGTCGTTCGCTGCTGACGCTGTCGTTGCCTACCCGGCTCTGCTTGCCGTCGTGTTCTTCTTCGCCGCCATGCTCCTCTACTCGCAGGCTGCTACCGCGAAGGCCATCACCCCGGCCATCGTTGCCGCCCTCGGCATCAGCGCCGCCAATCCTGGCGACTCCTACATGCTCGTGGCTTCGTTCGCTGCCGTGTCCGCCCTCTTCGTGCTCCCGACCTACCCGACCCTCCTCGGCGCGGTCCAGATGGACGACACCGGTACGACCCGCATCGGCAAGTACGTGTTCAACCACGCCTTCTTCATTCCGGGCCTTCTCGCCATCGTCTTCTCGGTGTGCCTCGGCTTCGTCGCCTGCATGGTTTTCTAA
- a CDS encoding aspartate ammonia-lyase produces the protein MSRIESDFLGSLEIPDEDYYGVQTMRGKQNFHITEMPMSQEPFFAQAFGYVKKAAAMANKELGTIPADVADALIWACDQLIAGKYNDQFVTDWLQGGAGTSTNMNCNEVISNLACEHLGLAKGDKKVSPNDHANFGQSTNDTYPTALHLSLLLRSNVLLKAVEELVGSFYAQAEKNKNVLKMGRTHLQDAVPMSFGQEFHGWGTTIADEIKVIKEAQAHLKVVNLGATAIGTTVTAHPDYPALAVKHLAEITGIDFVNSDDLIAATSDCGAYVGLSSACKSLAVKLTKVCNDLRLLASGPRTGLSELVLPQLQPGSSIMPGKVNPVIPEVTNQASFLAIGLDTSVMLAASAGQLELNVMEPVISFALYMQMKVLTNACIALREKCVDGIVVNAKHCEDLVMGSLGIVTVLKPHFGYKPCAAVAREGFLTGKSLHELVVEEKKMLTQEEWDKVFTYDNLINPKFEQ, from the coding sequence ATGTCCCGTATTGAAAGCGATTTCCTTGGTTCTCTCGAGATTCCTGATGAGGATTACTATGGCGTGCAGACGATGCGCGGCAAGCAGAACTTCCACATCACCGAAATGCCGATGAGCCAGGAACCGTTCTTCGCTCAGGCCTTCGGTTATGTCAAGAAGGCTGCCGCCATGGCGAACAAGGAACTCGGCACGATCCCGGCCGATGTTGCCGACGCCCTTATCTGGGCCTGCGACCAGCTCATCGCCGGCAAGTACAACGATCAGTTCGTTACCGACTGGCTCCAGGGTGGTGCCGGCACGTCCACGAACATGAACTGCAACGAGGTTATCTCCAACCTCGCCTGCGAACACCTCGGCCTCGCCAAGGGCGACAAGAAGGTTTCCCCGAACGACCATGCCAACTTCGGCCAGTCGACGAACGACACCTATCCGACCGCTCTGCACCTCTCGCTGCTCCTTCGTTCGAACGTCCTCCTGAAGGCCGTTGAAGAGCTCGTCGGCAGCTTCTACGCTCAGGCTGAAAAGAACAAGAACGTTCTGAAGATGGGCCGCACCCACCTGCAGGACGCCGTCCCGATGTCCTTCGGCCAGGAATTCCACGGCTGGGGCACGACGATTGCTGATGAAATCAAGGTCATCAAGGAAGCCCAGGCTCACCTGAAGGTTGTCAACCTCGGCGCCACCGCCATCGGCACGACCGTTACGGCTCACCCGGATTATCCGGCCCTCGCCGTCAAGCACCTCGCTGAGATTACCGGCATCGACTTCGTCAACAGCGACGATCTGATCGCCGCCACCTCCGACTGCGGCGCCTACGTTGGCCTCTCGTCCGCCTGCAAGAGCCTCGCCGTCAAGCTCACGAAGGTCTGCAACGACCTCCGTCTCCTTGCTTCCGGCCCGCGCACCGGCCTCTCCGAACTCGTTCTGCCGCAGCTTCAGCCGGGCAGCTCGATCATGCCGGGCAAGGTCAATCCGGTTATCCCGGAAGTCACGAACCAGGCTTCGTTCCTCGCTATCGGTCTCGACACGTCCGTCATGCTCGCCGCTTCCGCCGGCCAGCTTGAACTGAACGTGATGGAACCGGTCATCTCCTTCGCGCTCTACATGCAGATGAAGGTTCTCACGAACGCCTGCATCGCGCTGCGTGAGAAGTGCGTCGACGGCATCGTCGTCAACGCCAAGCACTGCGAAGACCTCGTCATGGGCTCCCTCGGCATCGTTACGGTTCTGAAGCCGCACTTCGGCTACAAGCCCTGCGCTGCTGTTGCCCGCGAAGGCTTCCTCACCGGCAAGTCGCTGCACGAGCTCGTCGTCGAAGAAAAGAAGATGCTGACCCAGGAAGAGTGGGACAAGGTCTTCACGTACGACAACCTCATCAACCCGAAGTTCGAACAGTAA
- a CDS encoding fumarate reductase iron-sulfur subunit: MTQEKTQTAAPAAKAADAPAKKHRLLKISILRYNPQDPDSVPHMQTYELQESDSMTLFIALNDLRDEQDPTLQFDFVCRAGICGSCAMLINGKPGLACRTLTKDLPDEFTLAPLPAFELIGDLSVNTGKWMRNMSERMETWVHAKIDEVDLRKQEEPMDPQLAEDIYVLDRCVECGCCIAGCGTVRIRPDFVGAVGINKIARFRLDPRDERNDADYYEVVGDESGVFGCMSLLACHDFCPKDLPLKTQIAFIRRKMAEQGMGNYDKVLPTQKGKKAIPIKPIK, encoded by the coding sequence ATGACCCAGGAAAAGACCCAGACGGCGGCTCCGGCCGCCAAGGCCGCGGATGCTCCCGCTAAGAAGCATCGCCTTCTGAAGATCAGCATTCTGCGCTACAACCCGCAGGATCCGGACAGCGTTCCGCACATGCAGACGTACGAGCTCCAGGAATCGGACTCGATGACGCTCTTCATTGCCCTTAATGATCTTCGCGATGAACAGGATCCCACGCTGCAGTTCGACTTCGTCTGCCGCGCCGGCATCTGCGGTTCGTGCGCGATGCTCATTAACGGCAAGCCGGGCCTCGCCTGCCGCACCCTCACGAAGGATCTGCCCGACGAGTTCACGCTCGCCCCGCTGCCTGCCTTCGAACTTATCGGTGACCTTTCGGTCAATACCGGCAAGTGGATGCGCAATATGTCTGAACGCATGGAAACGTGGGTTCATGCAAAGATCGACGAAGTTGATCTGCGCAAGCAGGAAGAGCCGATGGATCCGCAGCTCGCTGAGGACATCTACGTTCTCGACCGCTGCGTCGAATGCGGCTGCTGCATCGCTGGCTGCGGCACCGTCCGCATCCGTCCGGACTTCGTCGGCGCTGTGGGCATCAATAAGATTGCCCGCTTCCGCCTTGATCCGCGCGACGAACGCAACGATGCTGACTACTACGAAGTTGTCGGCGATGAGTCCGGCGTCTTCGGCTGCATGTCGCTGCTCGCCTGCCATGACTTCTGCCCGAAGGATCTTCCGCTGAAGACCCAGATCGCCTTTATCCGCCGCAAGATGGCCGAGCAGGGCATGGGGAACTACGACAAGGTTCTGCCGACGCAGAAGGGCAAGAAGGCTATTCCGATCAAGCCGATTAAATAA